From one Streptomyces sp. Q6 genomic stretch:
- a CDS encoding bifunctional aldolase/short-chain dehydrogenase — protein sequence MSTHPEVAALLARSNRLGADPRNTNYAGGNTSAKGTETDPVTGSDIELMWVKGSGGDLGTLKEGGLAVLRTDRLKALTAVYPGVEREDEMVAAFDYCLHGKGGAAPSIDTAMHGLVDAAHVDHLHPDSGIALACAADGEKLTAACFGEQVVWVPWRRPGFQLGLDIAAIKAANPQAIGCVLGGHGITAWGDTAEECERNSLFIIRTAETFLAERGRAEPFGPALEGYAALDAAERRARAAALAPYIRGLASSDRPQVGHFDDSGTVLDFLASAEHPRLAALGTSCPDHFLRTKVRPLVLDLPPTAELTTVVDRLTELHAAYREEYAAYYRRHATPDSPAMRGADPAIVLVPGIGMFSFGKDKQTARVAGEFYLNAINVMRGAEAVSTYAPIEESEKFRIEYWSLEEAKLQRMPKPKALATRVALVTGAGSGIGKAIAHRLVAEGACVVVADLNADGAAAVAEELGGADKAVAVEVDVTSEEQIADAFRAAALAFGGVDLVVNNAGISISKPLLETTAKDWDLQHDIMARGSFLVSREAARVMKAQGMGGDIVYIASKNAVFAGPNNVAYSATKADQAHQVRLLAAELGADGIRVNGVNPDGVVRGSGIFAGGWGAQRAATYGIEEEKLGEFYAQRTLLKREVLPEHVANAVFALTGGELTHTTGLHVPVDAGVAAAFLR from the coding sequence ATGTCTACGCATCCTGAGGTCGCCGCGCTCCTCGCGCGCTCGAACCGGCTCGGCGCCGACCCCCGCAACACGAACTACGCCGGCGGCAACACGTCCGCCAAGGGCACCGAGACCGATCCCGTCACCGGCTCCGACATCGAGCTGATGTGGGTCAAGGGCTCCGGCGGCGACCTGGGCACCCTCAAGGAGGGCGGCCTCGCCGTCCTGCGCACCGACCGGCTCAAGGCGCTCACCGCGGTGTACCCGGGGGTGGAGCGCGAGGACGAGATGGTCGCCGCGTTCGACTACTGCCTGCACGGCAAGGGCGGCGCGGCCCCGTCCATCGACACGGCCATGCACGGCCTGGTGGACGCGGCCCACGTCGACCACCTGCACCCCGACTCCGGTATCGCGCTGGCCTGCGCGGCGGACGGCGAGAAGCTGACCGCCGCGTGCTTCGGCGAGCAGGTCGTGTGGGTGCCGTGGCGCCGTCCCGGCTTCCAGCTCGGCCTCGACATCGCCGCGATCAAGGCCGCCAACCCGCAGGCCATCGGCTGCGTCCTCGGCGGCCACGGCATCACCGCGTGGGGCGACACGGCCGAGGAGTGCGAGCGGAACAGCCTCTTCATCATCCGCACCGCCGAGACGTTCCTCGCCGAGCGCGGCAGGGCCGAGCCCTTCGGACCCGCCCTTGAGGGGTACGCGGCTCTCGACGCGGCCGAGCGCCGGGCGCGGGCCGCCGCACTCGCCCCGTACATCCGGGGGCTCGCGTCCAGCGACCGTCCGCAGGTCGGGCACTTCGACGACTCCGGCACGGTCCTCGACTTCCTGGCGTCCGCCGAGCACCCGCGCCTCGCCGCGCTCGGCACGTCCTGCCCGGACCACTTCCTGCGCACGAAGGTCCGCCCGCTCGTCCTCGACCTCCCGCCGACCGCCGAACTCACCACCGTGGTAGACCGGTTGACGGAGCTGCACGCCGCCTACCGCGAGGAGTACGCCGCCTACTACCGGCGGCACGCCACCCCCGACTCCCCCGCGATGCGCGGCGCGGACCCGGCGATCGTCCTCGTCCCCGGCATCGGCATGTTCTCCTTCGGCAAGGACAAGCAGACGGCACGCGTCGCGGGCGAGTTCTACCTCAACGCGATCAACGTCATGCGCGGCGCCGAAGCGGTGTCCACGTACGCCCCGATCGAGGAGTCGGAGAAGTTCCGCATCGAGTACTGGTCCCTCGAAGAGGCCAAACTCCAGCGGATGCCGAAGCCGAAGGCGCTCGCCACCCGGGTCGCGCTGGTGACCGGCGCGGGCAGCGGCATCGGGAAGGCCATCGCGCACCGCCTCGTCGCCGAGGGCGCGTGCGTCGTCGTCGCCGACCTGAACGCGGACGGCGCGGCGGCGGTCGCCGAGGAGCTGGGCGGCGCCGACAAGGCGGTCGCGGTCGAGGTCGACGTGACGTCGGAGGAGCAGATCGCGGACGCGTTCCGTGCGGCCGCTCTCGCCTTCGGCGGTGTCGACCTGGTCGTCAACAACGCCGGCATCTCCATCTCCAAGCCGCTCCTGGAGACCACGGCGAAGGACTGGGACCTCCAGCACGACATCATGGCGCGCGGCTCCTTCCTCGTCTCGCGCGAGGCGGCCCGCGTGATGAAGGCACAGGGCATGGGCGGCGACATCGTCTACATCGCCTCCAAGAACGCGGTCTTCGCCGGCCCCAACAACGTCGCCTACTCCGCGACCAAGGCCGACCAGGCCCATCAGGTCCGCCTGCTCGCCGCCGAGCTGGGCGCCGACGGCATCCGCGTCAACGGCGTCAACCCGGACGGTGTGGTGCGCGGCTCGGGCATCTTCGCGGGCGGCTGGGGCGCGCAGCGCGCGGCGACGTACGGCATCGAGGAGGAGAAGCTGGGCGAGTTCTACGCGCAGCGGACCCTGCTGAAGCGCGAGGTGCTGCCGGAGCACGTGGCGAACGCGGTGTTCGCGCTGACGGGCGGGGAGTTGACGCACACGACGGGGCTGCACGTTCCGGTGGACGCGGGGGTCGCGGCGGCGTTCCTGAGGTGA
- the rhaI gene encoding L-rhamnose isomerase, with protein sequence MPDIAAVKAALSSQRIETPSWGYGNSGTRFKVFAQAGVPRTPQEKLDDAAKVHEFTGIAPKVSLHIPWDKVDDYAALGAHAKERGLELGAINSNTFQDDDFKLGSVCHPDPAVRRKAVEHLLECVDIMDATGSKDLKLWFADGTNYPGQDDIVARQDRLAESLATVYERLGDDQRLLLEYKFFEPAFYSTDVPDWGTSYLQCLKLGDKAQVVVDTGHHAPGTNIEFIVALLLREKKLGGFDFNSRFYADDDLMVGSADPFQLFRILHEVAKNGGFEPETNVAFMLDQCHNIEAKIPAVIRSVMNVQEATAKALLVDREALSAAQAAGDVLAANAVVMDAYNTDVRPLLAEWREERGLNPDPVAGYAASGWQERIVAERVGGEQAGWGA encoded by the coding sequence ATGCCTGACATCGCTGCCGTGAAGGCCGCACTCTCCAGCCAGCGGATCGAGACGCCGTCGTGGGGCTACGGCAACTCCGGCACCCGGTTCAAGGTGTTCGCCCAGGCCGGTGTGCCCCGCACCCCGCAGGAGAAGCTCGACGACGCGGCGAAGGTGCACGAGTTCACCGGCATCGCCCCGAAGGTGTCGCTGCACATTCCGTGGGACAAGGTCGACGACTACGCGGCGCTCGGAGCGCACGCGAAGGAGCGCGGCCTGGAACTGGGAGCCATCAACTCCAACACCTTCCAGGACGACGACTTCAAGCTCGGCAGCGTCTGCCACCCGGACCCGGCGGTGCGCCGCAAGGCGGTCGAGCACCTTCTGGAATGCGTCGACATCATGGACGCGACGGGCTCCAAGGACCTGAAGCTGTGGTTCGCCGACGGGACGAACTACCCCGGCCAGGACGACATCGTGGCCCGCCAGGACCGGCTCGCCGAGTCCCTCGCCACCGTCTACGAGCGCCTCGGCGACGACCAGCGGCTGCTCCTGGAGTACAAGTTCTTCGAGCCCGCCTTCTACTCGACGGACGTCCCCGACTGGGGCACGTCGTACCTCCAGTGCCTGAAGCTCGGTGACAAGGCGCAGGTCGTCGTCGACACCGGACACCACGCGCCGGGCACCAACATCGAGTTCATCGTGGCGCTGCTGCTGCGTGAGAAGAAGCTCGGCGGCTTCGACTTCAACTCCCGCTTCTACGCCGACGACGACCTGATGGTCGGCTCGGCCGACCCCTTCCAGCTCTTCCGCATCCTGCACGAGGTCGCCAAGAACGGCGGCTTCGAGCCGGAGACGAACGTGGCGTTCATGCTCGACCAGTGCCACAACATCGAGGCGAAGATCCCGGCGGTCATCCGCTCCGTGATGAACGTGCAGGAGGCCACCGCCAAGGCGCTGCTGGTGGACCGCGAGGCGCTGAGCGCGGCGCAGGCCGCGGGCGACGTGCTGGCCGCGAACGCCGTGGTGATGGACGCCTACAACACCGACGTGCGGCCGCTGCTCGCCGAGTGGCGCGAGGAGCGGGGCCTGAACCCGGACCCGGTCGCCGGGTACGCGGCGTCCGGGTGGCAGGAGCGGATCGTGGCCGAGCGGGTCGGCGGCGAGCAGGCCGGGTGGGGGGCCTGA
- a CDS encoding sugar ABC transporter ATP-binding protein: MTHPEPETTPVLALEGVSKSFGAVRALRGVSLRLYAGEAHALAGENGAGKSTLIKALAGVHRPDTGTVLLDGAPVEFHGPADARDAGVAVIYQEPTLFPDLSIAENIFMGRQPRRSLGRVDHRAVKDATAALFQRLGVDLDPDQPARGLSIADQQLVEIAKALSFDARVLIMDEPTAALTGSEVARLFGVVKALRAQGAAVLFISHRLEEIFELCQRVTTLRDGAWVASEPLDGLTEDDLVRRMVGRDLDELYPKQDTELGEVALSVRRLTREGVFTDVSFEVRRGEIVGLAGLVGAGRSEVARAVFGVDRFDGGEVEVLGRRLEPGAPSLAMHAGLALVPEDRRAQGLVMDMSIERNIGLTGFADTSRAGLMNRRAERSRSLDWAVKLQVKYARLADVVGTLSGGNQQKVVLAKWLATGPQVLIVDEPTRGIDVGTKAEVHRLLSSLAAEGVAVLMISSDLPEILGMADRVLVMHEGRLTAELTRTEATEETVMAAATGRTTQGRAA, encoded by the coding sequence ATGACGCATCCTGAACCGGAGACGACTCCGGTGCTCGCGCTGGAGGGGGTGAGCAAGTCCTTCGGCGCCGTGCGCGCCCTGCGCGGCGTCTCGCTGCGCCTGTACGCGGGCGAGGCGCACGCCCTGGCCGGTGAGAACGGTGCGGGGAAGTCGACGCTCATCAAGGCCCTCGCCGGCGTGCACCGGCCCGACACCGGGACGGTGCTGCTCGACGGCGCGCCCGTGGAGTTCCACGGCCCCGCCGACGCCCGGGACGCCGGCGTCGCCGTCATCTACCAGGAGCCGACGCTCTTCCCCGACCTGTCGATCGCCGAGAACATCTTCATGGGGCGCCAGCCGCGCCGCTCCCTCGGCCGCGTCGACCACCGCGCCGTCAAGGACGCCACCGCCGCCCTCTTCCAGCGCCTCGGCGTCGACCTCGACCCCGACCAGCCCGCCCGCGGCCTGTCCATCGCCGACCAGCAGCTCGTCGAGATCGCCAAGGCCCTCTCGTTCGACGCCCGCGTCCTGATCATGGACGAGCCGACCGCCGCGCTGACCGGCAGCGAAGTGGCCCGCCTGTTCGGCGTCGTGAAGGCACTGCGCGCGCAGGGTGCGGCCGTGCTGTTCATCTCGCACCGCCTGGAGGAGATCTTCGAGCTGTGCCAGCGCGTCACCACGCTGCGCGACGGCGCCTGGGTGGCGAGCGAACCCCTCGACGGGCTGACCGAGGACGACCTCGTACGCCGCATGGTCGGCCGCGACCTCGACGAGCTCTACCCCAAGCAGGACACCGAACTCGGCGAAGTGGCGCTGAGCGTGCGCCGGCTGACCCGCGAGGGCGTCTTCACCGACGTCTCCTTCGAGGTGCGCCGCGGCGAGATCGTCGGCCTCGCCGGACTCGTCGGCGCCGGACGCAGCGAGGTGGCCCGCGCCGTGTTCGGCGTCGACCGGTTCGACGGCGGCGAGGTCGAGGTGCTCGGTCGGCGGCTCGAACCCGGCGCGCCGAGCCTCGCCATGCACGCGGGCCTCGCGCTCGTCCCCGAGGACCGCCGCGCCCAGGGCCTGGTGATGGACATGTCCATCGAGCGCAACATCGGCCTCACCGGATTCGCCGACACCAGCCGCGCCGGCCTGATGAACCGCCGGGCGGAGCGCAGCCGTTCGCTCGACTGGGCCGTGAAGCTCCAGGTCAAGTACGCGCGGCTCGCCGATGTCGTCGGCACCCTGTCGGGCGGCAACCAGCAGAAGGTCGTCCTCGCCAAGTGGCTCGCCACCGGGCCGCAGGTCCTCATCGTCGACGAGCCGACGCGCGGCATCGACGTCGGCACCAAGGCCGAGGTGCACCGCCTGCTGTCGTCGCTGGCCGCCGAGGGCGTCGCCGTCCTGATGATCTCCTCCGACCTGCCGGAGATCCTCGGCATGGCCGACCGCGTCCTCGTCATGCACGAGGGCCGCCTGACCGCCGAACTCACCCGGACCGAGGCCACCGAGGAGACCGTGATGGCCGCCGCCACCGGACGGACGACCCAGGGGAGGGCGGCATGA
- a CDS encoding ABC transporter permease, which translates to MTVTAQPVREDAAPEPAAGRRLLDKVFKARELAVAGVLVLMLLATQISNTEFLSEQGVKDLLLNATILVLVATGQAVVVITRNVDLSVGSVLGISAFAAGNYLQGGGSSLVAVLYAVALGALFGALNGALVSLGKVPALVVTLGTLYVIRGIDSIWVGSEQIVASDLPDGFVDFGHDGLWIVPYLALLAVAVLLCVGFYLRSYRSGRDLYALGSSPEAATLAGVPVRKRVMTAYILCGALAGLAGALYLARFGNVDSATGNGYELTVVSAVVVGGVAFTGGSGTVYGAALGALLLTSINSVLPAIGVSSVWVTAINGILLLLAIAVDRILALRVAAVLRKQAAQMRSARHA; encoded by the coding sequence ATGACCGTCACCGCTCAGCCGGTGCGCGAGGACGCCGCACCCGAACCGGCCGCCGGACGGCGCCTGCTCGACAAGGTGTTCAAGGCCCGCGAACTCGCCGTCGCCGGCGTGCTCGTCCTGATGCTGCTCGCCACCCAGATCTCCAACACGGAGTTCCTGTCCGAGCAGGGCGTCAAGGACCTGCTCCTCAACGCCACGATCCTGGTCCTCGTCGCCACCGGCCAGGCCGTCGTCGTCATCACCCGCAACGTCGACCTCTCGGTCGGCTCGGTGCTCGGCATCTCCGCCTTCGCCGCGGGCAACTACCTCCAGGGCGGCGGCAGTTCACTCGTCGCCGTGCTGTACGCCGTCGCCCTCGGCGCCCTCTTCGGCGCCCTGAACGGCGCGCTCGTCAGCCTCGGCAAGGTGCCCGCGCTCGTCGTCACTCTCGGCACCCTCTACGTGATCCGCGGCATCGACTCGATCTGGGTCGGCTCCGAGCAGATCGTCGCCTCCGACCTGCCGGACGGTTTCGTCGACTTCGGCCACGACGGTCTGTGGATCGTGCCCTACCTGGCGCTGCTGGCCGTCGCCGTCCTGCTCTGCGTCGGCTTCTACCTGCGCAGCTACCGCAGCGGCCGCGACCTGTACGCGCTCGGCTCCAGCCCGGAGGCCGCGACCCTCGCCGGTGTCCCCGTCCGCAAGCGCGTCATGACCGCCTACATCCTGTGCGGGGCGCTCGCCGGCCTGGCCGGCGCCCTGTACCTGGCGCGCTTCGGCAACGTCGACTCCGCCACCGGCAACGGCTACGAACTCACCGTCGTCAGCGCCGTCGTCGTCGGCGGCGTCGCCTTCACCGGTGGCTCCGGCACCGTCTACGGAGCCGCCCTCGGCGCGCTGCTGCTGACCTCCATCAACAGCGTCCTGCCCGCCATCGGCGTCAGCTCCGTGTGGGTCACCGCCATCAACGGAATCCTGCTGCTGCTCGCCATCGCCGTCGACCGGATCCTGGCGCTGCGCGTCGCCGCAGTGCTGCGCAAGCAGGCCGCACAGATGAGGAGCGCCCGCCATGCCTGA
- a CDS encoding ABC transporter permease: protein MPENLKADSLRSVVRWDTAVGALLIVLLLCSFSFVDNFGNALNVSFLIGNTLPIALIALPMTMLVVSGEVDLSVGSTAGLSGAVMGALWNEGMAIETIIPVCLVLGLVCGLVNGLLVTRLGLPSLAVTIGTMAAYRGIAQIVLGSDSVTDFPSSYLDFGAGHIGDTFVPYAFLPFLVLLGIAVVVLHATRVGRSLFAIGASEEAARFSGVRVKRLKLSMFVTTGLLAALTGVFWALHYASARYDNATGLELSVIAAVLLGGIDFDGGKGTLGGAIAGVFLLGTLQNVMSLLNVSAQSQIVVTGVLLVISVLAPRVGRRIAQARARRKTAAAPPPVPAAP, encoded by the coding sequence ATGCCTGAGAACCTCAAGGCCGATTCCCTGAGGAGCGTGGTGCGCTGGGACACCGCCGTCGGCGCCCTGCTGATCGTGCTGCTGCTCTGCTCGTTCTCGTTCGTCGACAACTTCGGCAACGCGCTGAACGTGTCCTTCCTCATCGGCAACACCCTGCCGATCGCGCTCATCGCCCTGCCGATGACGATGCTCGTCGTCTCCGGTGAGGTCGACCTGTCGGTCGGCTCGACGGCCGGACTGTCCGGCGCCGTCATGGGCGCGCTGTGGAACGAGGGCATGGCCATCGAGACGATCATCCCGGTCTGCCTCGTGCTCGGCCTCGTCTGCGGACTGGTCAACGGACTGCTCGTGACCCGTCTCGGCCTGCCCTCCCTCGCCGTCACCATCGGCACCATGGCCGCCTACCGCGGCATCGCGCAGATCGTCCTCGGCTCCGACTCGGTCACCGACTTCCCCTCCTCGTACCTGGACTTCGGCGCCGGCCACATCGGCGACACGTTCGTCCCGTACGCCTTCCTGCCCTTCCTCGTCCTCCTCGGGATCGCGGTCGTCGTGCTGCACGCCACCCGCGTGGGCCGCTCGCTGTTCGCGATCGGCGCGAGCGAGGAAGCCGCCCGCTTCTCCGGTGTCCGCGTCAAGCGGCTCAAGCTGTCGATGTTCGTGACGACCGGCCTGCTCGCCGCGCTCACCGGCGTCTTCTGGGCCCTGCACTACGCCAGCGCCCGCTACGACAACGCCACCGGCCTCGAACTGTCGGTCATCGCGGCCGTCCTGCTCGGCGGCATCGACTTCGACGGCGGCAAGGGCACCCTCGGCGGCGCGATCGCGGGTGTGTTCCTGCTCGGCACGCTCCAGAACGTGATGAGCCTGCTCAACGTCTCCGCCCAGTCCCAGATCGTCGTCACCGGCGTCCTCCTCGTGATCTCCGTGCTCGCGCCGCGCGTCGGCCGCCGGATCGCCCAGGCCAGGGCCCGCAGGAAGACCGCCGCCGCACCTCCACCGGTACCGGCCGCGCCCTGA
- the rhaS gene encoding rhamnose ABC transporter substrate-binding protein: protein MSATARTRRLSTALAVTTALVLGATACSGTTKDDANKEDAKSAAAGKADPNAATKKGLTVAFLPKQVNNPYFTTSDNGGKKALAELGSTYKEVGTSSGTDTSGQVSYVNTLTQQQVDGIAVSAQDPGALCTALKQAMKNGVSVVTYDSDTKADCRNVFVSQASAEDLGRTQVQQIARQIGGKGEIAILSAAQTATNQNTWIDYMKDELKKPAYKDIKLVTTAYGDDDAQKSFQQTQGLLQEHPKLKGIISPTTVGIKAAAQYLSGSKYKGKVKLTGLGTPNDMRAYVKNGTVEAFELWDPAKLGALAAHTAVALESGQISGKEGETFKAGDLGEFTVGKDGVVSLGKPTVFDKKNIDQFTF, encoded by the coding sequence ATGTCCGCAACCGCCCGAACCCGCCGCCTCTCCACCGCGCTCGCCGTCACCACCGCCCTCGTCCTCGGCGCCACCGCCTGCAGCGGCACGACGAAGGACGACGCGAACAAGGAGGACGCGAAGTCCGCGGCCGCCGGCAAGGCCGACCCGAACGCCGCCACCAAGAAGGGCCTCACGGTCGCCTTCCTGCCCAAGCAGGTCAACAACCCGTACTTCACCACCTCCGACAACGGCGGCAAGAAGGCGCTCGCGGAGCTCGGTTCGACGTACAAGGAGGTCGGGACGTCCAGCGGCACCGACACCTCCGGCCAGGTCTCCTACGTCAACACCCTCACCCAGCAGCAGGTCGACGGCATCGCCGTCTCCGCGCAGGACCCGGGCGCCCTGTGCACCGCCCTGAAGCAGGCGATGAAGAACGGCGTCAGCGTCGTCACGTACGACTCCGACACCAAGGCCGACTGCCGCAACGTCTTCGTCTCGCAGGCCAGCGCCGAGGACCTCGGCCGCACCCAGGTCCAGCAGATCGCGCGGCAGATCGGCGGCAAGGGCGAGATCGCGATCCTCTCGGCGGCCCAGACGGCCACCAACCAGAACACGTGGATCGACTACATGAAGGACGAGCTGAAGAAGCCCGCGTACAAGGACATCAAGCTCGTCACGACCGCCTACGGGGACGACGACGCCCAGAAGTCGTTCCAGCAGACCCAGGGCCTCCTCCAGGAGCACCCGAAGCTGAAGGGGATCATCTCCCCGACCACCGTCGGCATCAAGGCCGCCGCCCAGTACCTGTCGGGCTCCAAGTACAAGGGCAAGGTCAAGCTGACCGGCCTCGGCACCCCCAACGACATGCGCGCCTACGTCAAGAACGGCACCGTCGAGGCGTTCGAGCTGTGGGACCCGGCGAAGCTCGGCGCGCTCGCCGCGCACACCGCCGTCGCGCTGGAGTCCGGGCAGATCTCCGGCAAGGAGGGCGAGACCTTCAAGGCCGGTGACCTCGGCGAGTTCACCGTCGGGAAGGACGGCGTCGTCTCCCTCGGCAAGCCGACCGTCTTCGACAAGAAGAACATCGACCAGTTCACGTTCTGA
- a CDS encoding L-rhamnose mutarotase, with translation MQRVCFLLKVKADRIDEYRARHADVWQEMREALTATGWHNYSLFLRDDGLLVGYLETEDFHAARAAMDATEVNARWQAEMGAFFEELDGQAPDAAMRPLTEVFHLA, from the coding sequence ATGCAGCGCGTCTGTTTTCTGCTCAAGGTCAAGGCCGACCGGATCGACGAGTACCGCGCCCGCCACGCGGACGTGTGGCAGGAGATGCGGGAGGCCCTGACCGCCACCGGCTGGCACAACTACTCCCTCTTCCTCAGGGACGACGGACTGCTCGTCGGCTATCTGGAGACGGAGGACTTCCACGCGGCCCGCGCCGCCATGGACGCCACGGAGGTGAACGCCCGCTGGCAGGCCGAGATGGGCGCCTTCTTCGAGGAGCTGGACGGACAGGCCCCGGACGCCGCGATGCGGCCGCTCACCGAGGTCTTCCACCTTGCCTGA
- a CDS encoding LacI family DNA-binding transcriptional regulator: MPERSTVGIKDVAHEAGVSVGTVSNVLNQPHRVSEPTRRHVQQVIARLGYVRSEYARQLRAGHSRIVALLVLDMGNPFFVDVARGAERAARDAGLGVMVCNSAQNPSEEAEYLSLFAEQRVRGALITPADPSGATLRDFRRHGIPYVVVDRVAGDEPGCSVAVDDVSGGALALRHLVGGGHRKLAFVSGPPHLKQVQDRREGALKALAEAGLPETLLCELPTARLDVAAGRDAGARLLGLADRPTAVFCANDLLALGVLQALYAAGVRVPDDISIVGYDDIEFAAAATVPLTSVRRPALTLGMIAAELLLQETGERASAHRHQHVLMRPELVVRGSSRALR; encoded by the coding sequence TTGCCTGAACGCTCGACGGTCGGCATCAAGGACGTGGCCCACGAGGCGGGAGTCTCCGTGGGCACCGTCTCCAACGTCCTCAACCAGCCGCACCGCGTCTCCGAACCCACCCGCCGCCACGTCCAGCAGGTCATCGCCCGGCTCGGCTACGTCCGCAGCGAGTACGCGCGTCAGCTGCGGGCCGGACACAGCCGCATCGTGGCGCTGCTCGTCCTCGACATGGGGAACCCGTTCTTCGTGGACGTCGCGCGCGGCGCCGAACGCGCCGCGCGCGACGCGGGCCTCGGCGTCATGGTCTGCAACAGCGCCCAGAACCCGTCGGAGGAGGCCGAGTACCTCTCGCTCTTCGCCGAACAGCGGGTGCGCGGCGCCCTGATCACCCCCGCCGACCCGAGCGGCGCGACCCTGCGCGACTTCCGGCGGCACGGCATCCCGTACGTCGTCGTGGACCGGGTCGCCGGTGACGAACCGGGCTGCTCGGTCGCCGTCGACGACGTGTCGGGCGGCGCCCTGGCCCTCCGCCACCTCGTCGGCGGCGGCCACCGCAAGCTCGCCTTCGTCAGCGGCCCGCCGCACCTCAAACAGGTCCAGGACCGCAGGGAGGGCGCCCTCAAGGCACTCGCCGAGGCGGGCCTGCCCGAGACCCTCCTGTGCGAACTGCCCACCGCCCGCCTCGACGTGGCCGCGGGCCGCGACGCGGGCGCCCGCCTCCTCGGCCTCGCCGACCGCCCCACCGCCGTCTTCTGCGCCAACGACCTGCTGGCCCTCGGCGTCCTCCAGGCGCTGTACGCGGCCGGGGTGCGGGTCCCCGACGACATCTCGATCGTCGGCTACGACGACATCGAGTTCGCGGCGGCGGCCACCGTCCCGCTCACCTCGGTCCGCCGGCCCGCCCTCACCCTCGGCATGATCGCGGCGGAACTGCTGCTCCAGGAGACGGGCGAGCGGGCCTCCGCGCACCGGCACCAACATGTGCTGATGCGACCGGAGTTGGTGGTACGGGGGTCGAGCCGGGCGCTTCGGTGA